The Centroberyx gerrardi isolate f3 chromosome 7, fCenGer3.hap1.cur.20231027, whole genome shotgun sequence genome contains a region encoding:
- the hapstr1a gene encoding HUWE1-associated protein modifying stress responses 1 gives MEEKKEDGDSEIQEHGPEHWFSKWERQCLAEAEQREPNEEEADNDQDKLWHLFQNSATAVAQLYKDRVCHQQGLSLWVPFQNAATAVTNLYKESVEAHQRSFDLGIQIGHQRRNKDVLAWVKKRRRTIRREDLISFLCGKAPPPRSSRANPRLAMVAPSRANPSPETGSSVETDLQPFREAIALHGLSGAMASISVRSGAPGSPTHVSGGGGSSNGGGAGGAGAGAGAGAGSGPVCRSRRNGLHDVDLNTFISEEMALHLDSTGSASAGGGGGGARKRNSTQCSDVITDSPTHKRNRMI, from the exons atggaggagaagaaggaagacgGAGACTCGGAGATTCAGGAACACGGACCCGAGCATTGGTTCTCAAAATGGGAGCGGCAGTGTTTGGCCGAAGCGGAGCAAAGGGAACCAAACGAGGAGGAGGCCGATAACGACCAAGACAAACTGTGGCATCTCTTCCAGAACTCTGCCACTGCTGTTGCACAATTATACAAAG ACAGAGTATGCCATCAACAGGGCCTGTCATTGTGGGTGCCATTTCAAAATGCCGCTACGGCGGTTACCAACCTCTACAAAG agAGTGTGGAGGCCCACCAGAGAAGCTTTGATCTGGGCATCCAGATAGGCCACCAACGCCGTAACAAG GATGTGTTGGCCTGGGTGAAGAAGCGCCGGAGAACCATCCGCAGGGAGGACCTGATCAGCTTCCTTTGTGGCAAAGCGCCACCACCCAGGAGTAGCAGGGCCAACCCGCGGCTGGCCATGGTGGCCCCCAGCCGGGCCAACCCGTCACCCGAGACTGGCTCGTCTGTGGAGACAGACCTCCAGCCCTTCAGGGAGGCCATAGCACTGCATG GTCTGAGCGGAGCCATGGCAAGTATCAGTGTGCGTTCCGGCGCCCCGGGGTCTCCCACCCACGTGAGCGGGGGTGGCGGCAGCAGTAATGGAGGCGGCGCCGGTGGCGCGGGCGCGGGCGCGGGCGCGGGCGCGGGCTCGGGACCGGTGTGCCGCAGCAGGCGTAACGGGCTCCACGACGTGGACCTGAACACTTTCATCTCCGAGGAGATGGCACTGCATCTGGACTCTACAGGTTCCGCCTCtgccggaggaggagggggaggggccagGAAACGAAACTCCACCCAgtgcagtgatgtcatcacggACTCCCCCACTCACAAACGCAACAGGATGATCTGA